A genome region from Brassica oleracea var. oleracea cultivar TO1000 chromosome C2, BOL, whole genome shotgun sequence includes the following:
- the LOC106323967 gene encoding uncharacterized protein LOC106323967, with translation MCKGFGSTLIGPALQWYNNLPFRFISSFAILSDNFVEQFASSRHLERISDGLYEILQHRAEPLRGYIASFNQEKVAIPRYNIPTAISAFKRGLLPDGDLYKELTKYHCKAMENVLSRAWAHVKWEEDVASLTKAQLKRDPKGVRSDRTEREERPSPRPTMNSGNRSRGIYQNRPIEKGERMAAST, from the coding sequence ATGTGCAAGGGATTCGGCTCAACCCTGATCGGACCCGCCTTGCAATGGTACAACAACCTACCCTTCAGGTTCATATCCTCGTTCGCTATCCTCAGTGACAACTTCGTGGAGCAATTCGCCAGCAGCAGACACCTGGAGAGAATCTCTGACGGTCTATACGAAATCCTCCAGCATAGGGCTGAACCTCTGCGAGGCTACATAGCCAGCTTCAATCAAGAGAAGGTGGCCATTCCTAGATATAATATCCCCACTGCAATCTCTGCCTTCAAGAGAGGCTTGCTCCCCGACGGGGACCTCTATAAGGAGCTGACCAAATACCACTGCAAGGCCATGGAAAACGTGTTATCCCGAGCCTGGGCACATGTAAAATGGGAGGAAGATGTCGCCAGTCTCACTAAGGCGCAGCTAAAGCGAGACCCCAAGGGGGTCAGATCGGACCGAACAGAGCGAGAGGAGAGACCCTCTCCAAGACCAACCATGAATTCTGGGAACAGAAGCCGGGGCATATACCAAAACCGGCCGATTGAGAAAGGAGAAAGGATGGCAGCGTCCACGTAG